The DNA sequence CCCACCTTTGTGGATCCAGATGCACGTCCTCTAATGAAACTAAAAGACATTACCCACACAAGTGCGACAATCTCGATTCAGATTCCAAATCCgtttagaaaaatgtacatCCTTGTCCTGTACAATAACAGCTTCTTCACTGATATCCAAAACCTGAAAAGCCAGAGAGAAGACATTGAGTTACAGAACCTTAAAACTCACACGAACTACACATATTGTGTGGCATCCATTCGCAATTCACTGAGGTTCAACCACACCTGCCTGACCATCTCCACAGGACCAAATCCATTGCAAGAACATGTGGCAAATGATTCAACTGCCACTCATTACATTATGACCATAATCGGTTGTCTTTTTGGGATGCTGATTGTTCTGGGTGTAGTGTTCCATTGCTTGAGAAAGCGCAAAAAACAAGACGAGCCAAAGAGCAAGAAGCtggaaaagatgaaaagaaactTGATCGAGATGAAATACGGAACTGAACTGGAACAGGGCACTATATCACAGCTGTCCCAGAAACAAATTCTGTCTGCTGGTGAGACCATACAAAGGATGCCATACTTGCCAACTGCCAGTGACTCAGATCAGTATAAGATGCAAGAGATCTCTGGGACACCAAAAACCACAAAGGGGAATTACATGGAAGTGAGATCAGAGCAACCGGAGCGCAGCATTAGGGAATGCAGCATTCCTCCATCAGAAGCCAGCCAGGGATCTGTTGCAGAGATATCCACAATTGCAAAAGAAGTGGATAAAGTAAACCAAATCATCAACAACTGCATTGATGCACTCAAATCCGATTCAACATCATTCCAGGCTGCAAAATCTGGTGCTGTCTCCACAGCGGAGCCTCAGTTGGTCCTTATATCAGAGCATCCACCAGGCAAGTCTGGTTTTCTGTCTCCAGTGTACAAAGGAGGCTATCACCATCCTCTACAGAGGCACCACAGTATGGATGCCCCACAAAAGCGTGCAAGCACATCCTCGAGTGGCTCGTTGCGTAGTCCACGCTCTTTCCGTTCTGAAGGAGCTTACAGATCAGAATCCAAATACATTGAGAAGGCATCTCCACTTGATGAGTCAGGAATCATTACAGTCACTCCAGCCGCTGCGATCCTGAGGGCGGAGGCAGAGCGGATTCGACAATACAGTGAACACAGGCACTCCTACCCTGGTCCCCACCATATAGAGGAGTCGATAGAGGTTTCAGGAAGCCGGAAGTCATCCATTCTGGAGCGCTGGCCGCACCAGACCACGGAGCTATCCTATTCACAGCTCTCACCGCAGTACCACAACCTGAGCGGCTACTCCAGCCCTGAGTACAGCTGTAGGCCTTCTCTTAGCCTGTGGGAACGTTTTAAACTCCACCGCAAACGCCATCGGGATGAGGAAGAGTACATTGCAGCAGGCCACGCGTTAAGGAGGAAAGTACAGTTTGCCAAAGATGAGGACCTACATGACATTCTGGACTACTGGAAAGGAGTCTCTGCTCAGCAGAAATCATGATTGCCATTTTTGTAGCTCGTTCGATTAAAGAAGACCACACAAATCTCTGGACCAAACCAGCCAGTATCAGTGATTAAGTGAGCACTCACTTTTAGAGAAATAGCTTAGAAGTATTGCTAGCTCTTTTCAATCATTCTGTTtgagaatgaaaacaaaatacgAGATACTGTAGATCTTGCAGTGAGTGTACGTGCCAAGTGGTAAGAATAGAAAACTTTTAACAGTATTAACCTCAACTCaacatttgatttttatatattggaaataacaataaactacTATTATATTATCACcattctcatcatcatcatgaccATCATTGATTAGTAGTATTACTGTTAAGATtgattcttcttcttattaCAATTAATCTTTGGTTATCGCATGGCCGTGTCCTGTGACAGTATTGACTGTTGTGTACTTGGAAAAACATACAACTCAAAATGTCTGCCGAACACTGTTTTCCCTAACCTTAGATTTTCATACAGACTGTGCAACTTTGAAAAcgctcttttttcttctttagcgACAATGGACAATTGCTGAATTTGCTACAGAAGCACACCTCTACtggattttaaaacaacaacttttcaGAAGAAAAGCTTCTCTTAATCGTTCTCCAttcttttttgtaaa is a window from the Puntigrus tetrazona isolate hp1 chromosome 1, ASM1883169v1, whole genome shotgun sequence genome containing:
- the elfn1b gene encoding LOW QUALITY PROTEIN: protein ELFN1 (The sequence of the model RefSeq protein was modified relative to this genomic sequence to represent the inferred CDS: inserted 1 base in 1 codon), with translation MAEAQMSISSGSSGNGGGMVTSALLCWAMTLVFLSLTRVPVVQGDCWLIEGEKGFVWLAICSQNQPPYENIPLHINSTIVDLRLNENKIXSIHFSSLSRFGNLTYLNLTKNDISYIEDGAFSAQFNLQVLQIGFNKLRNLTEGMLRGLGRLQYLYLQANLIETVSANAFWECPAIENIDLSMNRIQLLDGPTFRGLSKLTTCELYANPFSCSCELLGFLRWLVAFPNRTSERMVCDTPPGFSGYSLLSQNPRMPRFRNAFHALSSVCSDDNVTPNLQGSSDECTPTMLSPCGLDDCSSGTFPEEAISISPTFVDPDARPLMKLKDITHTSATISIQIPNPFRKMYILVLYNNSFFTDIQNLKSQREDIELQNLKTHTNYTYCVASIRNSLRFNHTCLTISTGPNPLQEHVANDSTATHYIMTIIGCLFGMLIVLGVVFHCLRKRKKQDEPKSKKLEKMKRNLIEMKYGTELEQGTISQLSQKQILSAGETIQRMPYLPTASDSDQYKMQEISGTPKTTKGNYMEVRSEQPERSIRECSIPPSEASQGSVAEISTIAKEVDKVNQIINNCIDALKSDSTSFQAAKSGAVSTAEPQLVLISEHPPGKSGFLSPVYKGGYHHPLQRHHSMDAPQKRASTSSSGSLRSPRSFRSEGAYRSESKYIEKASPLDESGIITVTPAAAILRAEAERIRQYSEHRHSYPGPHHIEESIEVSGSRKSSILERWPHQTTELSYSQLSPQYHNLSGYSSPEYSCRPSLSLWERFKLHRKRHRDEEEYIAAGHALRRKVQFAKDEDLHDILDYWKGVSAQQKS